From the genome of Onthophagus taurus isolate NC chromosome 5, IU_Otau_3.0, whole genome shotgun sequence, one region includes:
- the LOC111418278 gene encoding tRNA endonuclease ANKZF1-like encodes MESYKVFSDTFHDLIKDGVNTIQLEKEDEIALEQELETKKLQNSSNQTVLSCSYCKITFLDSTQQREHYKLDWHRYNLKLNLLSKAPITEEEFLDRTDDVSSISGSDSEEEQSLDTLAGAQGKIFLKTSTGKVLGMYKCLLGNKKEDINNDSALHSLLEYHVNPQWALFMLGGGHFAGAIFKNEEPFLHKTFHCYTVRAGQGGTQSARDNQGSHPKSAGASLRRYNESALNQHVKDILENWKPEIDKSSLIICRAAGPYNKSILFGGKTPLLERNDPRIRNVPFSTRRATFTEVKRVFGLLSTISLFDSVDIATQILTSPGSPEKSKRNRSRTRNNNVNRAKSRETVERDLPAQISDVTVEENKVKNALVKSKRNSPNKIELISNESGEELEVEELIVNFGEELKTFDDSLTPEERKKKSNRIKQKAKKQKEKKLAVKRREEIFESCKNGDLDLLKRLLTEEIEENPIKKLDDFCTDSGDGLLHLAAKYLHEEIIIYLLENNCNLCSKNDKQETPYTCTKDKNVREFFKKYAAQNPDKFNYNKANIPTNTLTPEQIAEKKRVQRKSKKDKEKEKRKEQFIQKQEQDEKNRFLKLSDREKRALAAERRIINQSGIVITRCFLCASDMSGKVPFEYMGNRFCTIDCLKAHRMQHPVVLSTQ; translated from the exons ATGGAGTCCTATAAAGTCTTCTCAGACACCTTCCATGATCTTATAAAAGATGGTGTGAACACAATTCAACTTGAAAAAGAGGACGAAATCGCTTTAGAACAGGAATTGGAAACAAAAAAGCTGCAAAATTCTTCGAATCAAACTGTTTTATCATGTTCTTACTGCAAGATAACATTTTTAGATTCAACGCAACAGCGGGAACATTACAAATTAGATTGGCACCGAtacaatttgaaattaaatttgctttcgAAAGCTCCGATAACTGAGGAGGAATTTTTAGATCGGACAG atGATGTTTCGAGTATTTCTGGTTCTGATAGCGAAGAAGAGCAATCGTTAGATACTTTAGCTGGTGCGCAAGGCAAAATTTTCCTAAAAACATCGACCGGAAAAGTGTTGGGGATGTATAAATGCCTACTgggtaataaaaaagaagatatCAATAATGATTCCGCTCTACATTCTCTTTTGGAATATCATGTAAACCCCCAATGGGCTCTATTTATGTTGGGAGGTGGTCATTTTGCAGGGgctatatttaaaaatgaagaacctTTTTTGCATAAAACTTTTCATTGTTACACGGTTCGTGCGGGGCAAGGTGGGACTCAAAGTGCTCGGGATAATCAAGGATCCCACCCGAAAAGTGCTGGAGCTTCGTTAAGGAGATATAATGAATCAGCTCTAAATCaa CATGTTAAAGATATCTTAGAAAATTGGAAGCCGGAAATTGATAAATCAAGTTTAATAATTTGCCGAGCGGCTGGTCCTTAtaacaaatcaattttattcggTGGAAAAACTCCTTTATTAGAAAGAAACGACCCAAGAATAAGAAACGTGCCATTTTCAACAAGAAGAGCAACATTTACTGAAGTTAAAAGAGTTTTCGGTCTTCTTTCAACAATTTCTCTATTCGATTCCGTTGATATTGCAACTCAAATTTTAACATCTCCTGGTTCAccagaaaaatcaaaaaggaaTAGAAGTCGCACAAGaaataataacgtaaataGAGCGAAATCTAGAGAAACCGTTGAAAGAGATCTTCCGGCACAAATTAGCGATGTCACCGTTGAAGAAAATAAGGTTAAAAATGCTTTGGTTAAATCTAAAAGAAATTCCCCaaacaaaattgaattaatttcgaATGAAAGTGGCGAAGAACTTGAAGTTGAAGAATTAATCGTTAATTTTGGAGAGGAATTAAAAACTTTCGATGATAGTTTAACACcagaagaaagaaagaaaaaatccaatcgtattaaacaaaaagcgaagaaacaaaaagaaaaaaaattagctGTAAAACGAAGAGAAGAAATCTTCGAATCATGTAAAAACGGCGATTTAGATCTTTTAAAACGATTATTAACAGaggaaattgaagaaaatccGATTAAAAAGTTAGATGATTTTTGTACCGACTCCGGAGATGGTTTACTTCATTTAGCGGCGAAATACTTGCatgaagaaattattatttatttattagaaaataattgtaatttatgCTCGAAAAACGATAAACAAGAGACTCCATATACCTGCactaaagataaaaatgttagggaattttttaaaaaatatgcaGCTCAAAATCcggataaatttaattacaacaag GCTAATATCCCAACGAATACTTTAACACCGGAACAAATCGCGGAGAAAAAGCGAGtacaaagaaaatcaaaaaaggacAAGGAAAAAGAGAAGAGGAAAGAACAATTTATTCAAAAGCAAGAGCAAGAtgagaaaaatcgatttttgaagTTAAGTGATCGAGAAAAG agAGCTTTAGCAGCCGAAAGAAGGATTATAAATCAATCGGGGATTGTTATCACAAGATGTTTTCTATGCGCTTCGGATATGTCGGGAAAAGTACCTTTTGAGTATATGGGAAATCGATTTTGTACAATAGATTGTTTAAAAGCACATCGGATGCAACATCCCGTTGTGTTAAGTAcccaataa
- the LOC111418281 gene encoding ADP-ribosylation factor-like protein 6-interacting protein 6, whose translation MSKNSLNVVTPRRNMHATSEFPQKRFFLSERKLAVFGLIVSVIIVGAKVCHLHRDHLKEFFYTTELKTENVTENGEAMIRYFWRESIKYSSIWLPILCGLLTTYFTGIIVFLDSDVPGVQPPSPFSPSKYRKASGHTFHSNYAFALLIGITVTCYMYWRQFNWI comes from the exons ATGTCGAAAAATTCGTTAAATGTCGTGACTCCGCGTAGAAACATGCACGCAACCAGTGAATTTCCtcaaaaaaggttttttttaagcGAACGGAAGCTCGCTGTGTTCGGATTAATTGTATCCGTAATAATTGTGGGTGCTAAAGTTTGTCATTTGCACC GGGACCACTTAAAGGAGTTTTTTTACACAACCGAATTGAAAACGGAAAATGTGACTGAAAATGGTGAAGCTATGATACGATATTTTTGGAGGGAAAGTATTAAATACAGCTCGATTTGGTTGCCGATACTTTGCGGGTTACTTACTACATATTTCACTGggattattgtatttttggaTTCTGATGTTCCGGGTGTACAACCTCCAAGTCCTTTTTCACCATCCAAATACAG aaaagCTTCTGGACATACTTTTCATTCAAACTACGCATTTGCGCTTTTAATTGGGATCACCGTTACTTGTTATATGTATTGGAGACAATTTAATtggatataa
- the LOC111418280 gene encoding methylthioribulose-1-phosphate dehydratase, producing the protein MSNSEHPRNLIPELCRQFYDLGWVTGTGGGISIKYDDKIYIAPSGVQKERIKPDDLFVQTIDGVDLELPPPEKKLKKSQCTPLFMCAYTQRHAGAVIHTHSKAAVMVTLLYPGKTFTCTHLEMIKGIKDQKLGRNIRYDEQLVVPIIENTPFEEDLRDRMAEVIQEYPGTCAVLVRRHGVYVWGDSWQQAKTMCECYDYLFDVVVQMKLHGLDPNAKP; encoded by the coding sequence atgtcaaACTCTGAACACCCAAGGAATTTAATTCCGGAATTGTGCAGGCAATTCTACGATTTGGGTTGGGTAACAGGAACCGGGGGTGGAATTAGTATCAAATATgatgataaaatatatatcGCACCTTCAGGGGTGCAAAAAGAACGGATAAAACCTGACGATTTATTCGTACAAACCATTGATGGGGTCGATTTAGAGTTACCACCCCCGGAgaagaagttaaaaaaaagcCAATGCACCCCATTATTTATGTGCGCTTACACTCAAAGACACGCAGGGGCAGTTATTCACACCCATTCAAAAGCTGCGGTTATGGTAACTTTATTATATCCGGGTAAAACGTTCACATGTACCCATTTAGAGATGATTAAAGGGATAAAAGATCAAAAATTGGGGCGCAATATTCGCTACGACGAACAACTGGTGGTACCAATTATAGAAAATACTCCTTTTGAAGAAGATTTAAGGGATCGAATGGCTGAAGTGATTCAAGAATACCCAGGAACTTGTGCTGTTTTAGTTCGAAGGCACGGAGTTTACGTTTGGGGCGATTCCTGGCAACAAGCTAAAACTATGTGCGAGTGCTACGATTACCTATTTGATGTTGTGGTCCAGATGAAATTGCACGGATTAGATCCGAATGCAAAGCcttaa